Proteins encoded together in one Centropristis striata isolate RG_2023a ecotype Rhode Island chromosome 6, C.striata_1.0, whole genome shotgun sequence window:
- the fbxl13 gene encoding F-box and leucine-rich repeat protein 13 isoform X3, whose protein sequence is MDMTKKHYERKCQQAALTKWLKWVKLHKETQAVAIEKLERLVNAGRLKRIIAAWRNVAKDSKRTKDYFKRLEKGFIEIGDKVHQIGEGCDGLSVLPSSLSLKIFQYLELQDWLNCAEVCCTWKAIIQSGTLWSQINFSVEKDWITESTMKQILQNYRPFVIHLNLRGCTSLKWPSMKCISECKNLQDLNLSECLSVTDMMVQKIVEGCTCLLYLNLSCTLITNKTLRELSRNCLNLQYLSLAYCYKFSDKGFIYLTTGKGCHNLIHLNLSGCTQMTVNGFRYISAGCPLLKEIVINDMPTLSDSCVLALIARCRCLSAISLLDAPHLSDVSLKAIAEVAAKLKTFQTEGNNQLTDISWEALCSSSQDLRRLHAVECCRMTDASLKSVASLQNLHNLDISLCDKVSDTGIQYLTEGSSCTKLRELNVSYCSHITDTSVMRIAQRLCKLYHLNLSFCVGLTDMSLEWLSGSSICSLDISGCNIQDQGLAALERIHLKKLFLAQCVYVTDIGIEKLCKNMRDLEHVDVSHCVALSDPAIRSISFYCRGLVTLRMSGCLKMTDMAVQYLTSGAQYLRELDVSGCVLLTDRSLRLLERICPPLCSITMACCSSISKVAASKLQPRVEHWEHSNDNFPYWFGYNMGHIVHPITRPIKTDETWEVLEQHSVMTRAASTERI, encoded by the exons ATGGACATGACAAAGAAGCATTATGAGAGGAAATGCCAGCAGGCTGCACTCACCAAATGGTTAAAGTGGGTAAAATTACACAAGGAGACACAGGCCG TTGCCATAGAGAAACTTGAGAGACTTGTAAACGCTGGCCGTCTGAAGCGCATCATAGCTGCATGGCGTAATGTTGCAAAGGACTCAAAGAGAACAAAGGACTACTTTAAG AGGTTGGAAAAAGGGTTCATAGAAATCGGCGACAAAGTCCACCAGATAGGAGAAGGATGTGACGGACTCTCGGTGCTCCCCAGCAGCCTCTCACTTAAG ATCTTTCAGTATTTAGAGTTGCAAGATTGGCTGAATTGTGCTGAGGTGTGTTGCACATGGAAAGCTATCATCCAGTCAGGCACATTGTGGAGTCAG ATCAACTTCTCTGTGGAGAAAGACTGGATAACAGAGAGCACAATGAAGCAGATTCTGCAGAACTACCGCCCATTTGTGATTCATCTCAACCTGCGTGGCTGCACATCTCTTAAATGGCCCAGCATGAAATGTATCA GCGAATGCAAAAATCTCCAGGACCTCAATTTGTCAGAGTGTCTCAGTGTGACA GATATGATGGTTCAGAAAATTGTCGAGGGCTGTACCTGTCTGCTCTACCTGAACCTTTCTTGCACACTGATAACAAACAAAACTCTAAGAGAGCTGTCCAG AAACTGCCTCAACCTTCAATACCTGAGTCTGGCCTACTGCTACAAATTTTCAGATAAAGGGTTTATCTACCTGACCACAGGGAAGGGTTGCCACAATCTCATCCACCTCAACCTGTCCGGCTGCACTCAG aTGACTGTAAATGGGTTCAGATACATTTCGGCTGGATGCCCTTTACTCAAGGAGATTGTAATCAATGACATGCCCACGCTGTCGGATAGCTGTGTTCTG GCACTAATTGCCAGATGTCGCTGTCTATCTGCCATTTCTCTGCTGGATGCTCCTCATCTTTCCGATGTTTCCTTAAAAGCCATCGCTGAAGTTGCGGCCAAACTAAAGActtttcagacagagg GCAACAACCAACTAACAGATATCAGCTGGGAAGCCCTGTGCAGCAGCTCACAAGACCTCCGCAGACTCCACGCTGTAGAATGCTGCAGAATGACTGACGCCAGCCTCAAATCTGTGGCCAGCCTCCAGAACCTGCACAACTTGGACATCTCGCTTTGTgataa GGTGAGTGATACCGGGATCCAGTACCTGACTGAAGGCTCCTCATGCACTAAACTCAGAGAACTGAATGTCAGTTACTGCAGTCACATCACTGACACATCTGTTATGAGGATTGCACAAAG GTTGTGTAAGCTTTATCATCTCAACTTGAGTTTCTGTGTGGGTCTGACTGACATGAGTCTGGAGTGGCTCAGTGGCAGCTCTATCTGCTCTCTTGACATCAGCGGTTGCAACATCCAGGATCAG gggCTGGCAGCTCTTGAGCGGATTCACTTAAAGAAGTTGTTTCTCGCCCAGTGTGTCTACGTCACAGATATTGGCATCGAG AAGCTGTGCAAAAACATGAGAGATTTGGAACACGTGGATGTGTCTCACTGTGTAGCTCTGTCAGACCCGGCCATCAGATCTATTTCCTTTTACTGCAGAGGTCTAGTCACACTGCGGATGTCAGGGTGTCTGAAG ATGACAGATATGGCAGTGCAGTATCTGACAAGTGGTGCTCAGTACCTGCGAGAACTTGATGTAAGTGGCTGTGTTCTTCTCACGGATCGCAGTCTACGACTCTTAGAGAGGATCTGTCCTCCACTCTGCTCCATCACGATGGCCTGCTGCAGTAGCATCTCCAA AGTGGCCGCCTCAAAGCTTCAGCCACGTGTGGAGCACTGGGAGCACAGCAATGATAACTTTCCCTACTGGTTTGGATACAACATGGGCCACATTGTGCATCCAATCACGAGACCCATCAAGACCGATGAGACCTGGGAAGTGCTGGAACAACACTCCGTGATGACAAGAGCAGCAAGTACAGAGAGGATATAA
- the fbxl13 gene encoding F-box and leucine-rich repeat protein 13 isoform X2 produces MCRRPNMAVANEKPVLEECELKHSLPQIYKGHDNLQDVDWHKFFADAEEHPATISLTRRNVDTVYLDPDEHMMSFCLFEKAYCFYRKKLTRSCFRRWRRFTLQSKRDTIELALKMDMTKKHYERKCQQAALTKWLKWVKLHKETQAVAIEKLERLVNAGRLKRIIAAWRNVAKDSKRTKDYFKRLEKGFIEIGDKVHQIGEGCDGLSVLPSSLSLKIFQYLELQDWLNCAEVCCTWKAIIQSGTLWSQINFSVEKDWITESTMKQILQNYRPFVIHLNLRGCTSLKWPSMKCISECKNLQDLNLSECLSVTDMMVQKIVEGCTCLLYLNLSCTLITNKTLRELSRNCLNLQYLSLAYCYKFSDKGFIYLTTGKGCHNLIHLNLSGCTQMTVNGFRYISAGCPLLKEIVINDMPTLSDSCVLALIARCRCLSAISLLDAPHLSDVSLKAIAEVAAKLKTFQTEGNNQLTDISWEALCSSSQDLRRLHAVECCRMTDASLKSVASLQNLHNLDISLCDKVSDTGIQYLTEGSSCTKLRELNVSYCSHITDTSVMRIAQRLCKLYHLNLSFCVGLTDMSLEWLSGSSICSLDISGCNIQDQGLAALERIHLKKLFLAQCVYVTDIGIEKLCKNMRDLEHVDVSHCVALSDPAIRSISFYCRGLVTLRMSGCLKMTDMAVQYLTSGAQYLRELDVSGCVLLTDRSLRLLERICPPLCSITMACCSSISKVAASKLQPRVEHWEHSNDNFPYWFGYNMGHIVHPITRPIKTDETWEVLEQHSVMTRAASTERI; encoded by the exons GGACACGATAATCTCCAGGATGTTGACTG GCACAAGTTCTTTGCTGATGCAGAAGAGCACCCTGCAACAATCTCTCTGACACGTAGGAATGTGGACACTGTCTATTTGGACCCAGATGAACACATG atgtctttttgtctgtttgagAAGGCCTACTGCTTTTACAGGAAAAAATTAACAAGGTCTTGCTTCAG gaggtggaggaggttcACTCTGCAGAGTAAGAGAGATACTATAGAGCTGGCTCTGAAGATGGACATGACAAAGAAGCATTATGAGAGGAAATGCCAGCAGGCTGCACTCACCAAATGGTTAAAGTGGGTAAAATTACACAAGGAGACACAGGCCG TTGCCATAGAGAAACTTGAGAGACTTGTAAACGCTGGCCGTCTGAAGCGCATCATAGCTGCATGGCGTAATGTTGCAAAGGACTCAAAGAGAACAAAGGACTACTTTAAG AGGTTGGAAAAAGGGTTCATAGAAATCGGCGACAAAGTCCACCAGATAGGAGAAGGATGTGACGGACTCTCGGTGCTCCCCAGCAGCCTCTCACTTAAG ATCTTTCAGTATTTAGAGTTGCAAGATTGGCTGAATTGTGCTGAGGTGTGTTGCACATGGAAAGCTATCATCCAGTCAGGCACATTGTGGAGTCAG ATCAACTTCTCTGTGGAGAAAGACTGGATAACAGAGAGCACAATGAAGCAGATTCTGCAGAACTACCGCCCATTTGTGATTCATCTCAACCTGCGTGGCTGCACATCTCTTAAATGGCCCAGCATGAAATGTATCA GCGAATGCAAAAATCTCCAGGACCTCAATTTGTCAGAGTGTCTCAGTGTGACA GATATGATGGTTCAGAAAATTGTCGAGGGCTGTACCTGTCTGCTCTACCTGAACCTTTCTTGCACACTGATAACAAACAAAACTCTAAGAGAGCTGTCCAG AAACTGCCTCAACCTTCAATACCTGAGTCTGGCCTACTGCTACAAATTTTCAGATAAAGGGTTTATCTACCTGACCACAGGGAAGGGTTGCCACAATCTCATCCACCTCAACCTGTCCGGCTGCACTCAG aTGACTGTAAATGGGTTCAGATACATTTCGGCTGGATGCCCTTTACTCAAGGAGATTGTAATCAATGACATGCCCACGCTGTCGGATAGCTGTGTTCTG GCACTAATTGCCAGATGTCGCTGTCTATCTGCCATTTCTCTGCTGGATGCTCCTCATCTTTCCGATGTTTCCTTAAAAGCCATCGCTGAAGTTGCGGCCAAACTAAAGActtttcagacagagg GCAACAACCAACTAACAGATATCAGCTGGGAAGCCCTGTGCAGCAGCTCACAAGACCTCCGCAGACTCCACGCTGTAGAATGCTGCAGAATGACTGACGCCAGCCTCAAATCTGTGGCCAGCCTCCAGAACCTGCACAACTTGGACATCTCGCTTTGTgataa GGTGAGTGATACCGGGATCCAGTACCTGACTGAAGGCTCCTCATGCACTAAACTCAGAGAACTGAATGTCAGTTACTGCAGTCACATCACTGACACATCTGTTATGAGGATTGCACAAAG GTTGTGTAAGCTTTATCATCTCAACTTGAGTTTCTGTGTGGGTCTGACTGACATGAGTCTGGAGTGGCTCAGTGGCAGCTCTATCTGCTCTCTTGACATCAGCGGTTGCAACATCCAGGATCAG gggCTGGCAGCTCTTGAGCGGATTCACTTAAAGAAGTTGTTTCTCGCCCAGTGTGTCTACGTCACAGATATTGGCATCGAG AAGCTGTGCAAAAACATGAGAGATTTGGAACACGTGGATGTGTCTCACTGTGTAGCTCTGTCAGACCCGGCCATCAGATCTATTTCCTTTTACTGCAGAGGTCTAGTCACACTGCGGATGTCAGGGTGTCTGAAG ATGACAGATATGGCAGTGCAGTATCTGACAAGTGGTGCTCAGTACCTGCGAGAACTTGATGTAAGTGGCTGTGTTCTTCTCACGGATCGCAGTCTACGACTCTTAGAGAGGATCTGTCCTCCACTCTGCTCCATCACGATGGCCTGCTGCAGTAGCATCTCCAA AGTGGCCGCCTCAAAGCTTCAGCCACGTGTGGAGCACTGGGAGCACAGCAATGATAACTTTCCCTACTGGTTTGGATACAACATGGGCCACATTGTGCATCCAATCACGAGACCCATCAAGACCGATGAGACCTGGGAAGTGCTGGAACAACACTCCGTGATGACAAGAGCAGCAAGTACAGAGAGGATATAA
- the LOC131973248 gene encoding leucine-rich repeat-containing protein 17-like: protein MRVTSSLLLASLLLLLLPSAEMKRPGKGRGLKGVRHKLARERVRGAGRHSRAGPSRLVAPDCTELRESGDVFVDCQERRLTSIPTSQTWSNQPKHLLLARNRIKVLRDGAFQGFESLTSLDLQQNQISLVEEGAFEGLTRLTTLLLQHNRLGTLSEEALIPMPNLRYLRLYDNPWICLCPMDSLIRTLQVPSNRNLGSHARCAEPTRLKNMKLKLIDPELLCKETDPADDPQGDQTDPIPIRTKPDATTACHTYLFPQIRMDCSNRGLTEVPTGIPDDVVHIDLSRNSIHRLKAKDFQGARSLKTLNISNNNMEHIDTASLSGLLHLRELDLSHNNLYSVQYGVLEDLYFLSQLKLEGNPWVCDYSIHYMVYWLRLHPVVRHSGLVCRSPPEYTGESVAQYVLSYNRECPKERQHSRTGQDQTDPELWNTPMEVRGELEELEEDLEPSHLRAPQKYQIFRLS, encoded by the exons ATGCGTGtcacttcctctctcctcttagCATCactgcttctcctcctgctcccgtCAGCCGAAATGAAAAGGCCGGGGAAAGGCAGAGGCCTCAAAGGAGTCAGACACAAGCTTGCACGGGAAAG GGTAAGAGGTGCTGGGCGTCACAGCAGAGCGGGCCCCTCCAGGCTTGTGGCACCTGACTGCACGGAGTTGAGAGAATCTGGAGACGTCTTTGTAGACTGTCAGGAGCGGCGCCTCACCTCCATTCCAACCTCACAGACCTGGTCTAATCAACCAAAGCACCTCCTTCTAGCACGCAACCGAATCAAAGTCCTTCGTGATGGGGCCTTCCAAGGATTTGAAAGTTTAACTAGTCTGGACTTGCAGCAAAATCAGATCTCTCTAGTGGAGGAAGGGGCCTTTGAGGGCCTGACACGCCTTACAACtctactgctgcagcacaaccGACTGGGAACACTTAGCGAGGAGGCCCTCATCCCCATGCCAAACCTTCGCTACCTGCGCCTATATGATAATCCCTGGATTTGTCTCTGCCCGATGGACAGTCTCATACGCACCCTTCAGGTCCCAAGCAACCGGAATCTAGGAAGTCATGCCAG GTGTGCAGAGCCCACCAGACTAAAAAACATGAAGTTGAAGCTGATTGACCCCGAGTTACTCTGTAAGGAGACAGACCCAGCTGATGATCCACAGGGCGACCAAACAGATCCTATTCCAATTCGCACAAAACCAGATGCCACCACAGCTTGCCATACCTACCTTTTCCCCCAAATACGAATGGACTGCAGTAACCGGG GTCTAACTGAGGTGCCTACAGGTATTCCAGATGATGTTGTTCATATCGATCTGTCCCGTAATTCAATTCATCGTCTCAAAGCCAAAGATTTTCAGGGAGCGAGGAGCCTCAAAACCCTAAACATCAGTAATAACAACATGGAGCACATTGACACAG cTTCCCTGTCTGGGCTGCTGCACCTTCGTGAGTTGGACCTGTCCCACAACAATCTGTATTCTGTCCAGTACGGGGTTCTTGAAGACCTGTACTTCCTGTCACAGCTAAAACTGGAAGGGAACCCCTGGGTGTGTGACTATAG catCCACTACATGGTGTACTGGCTACGTCTGCACCCGGTGGTGAGGCACTCTGGCCTGGTGTGTCGTTCCCCTCCTGAATACACTGGGGAGAGTGTAGCGCAGTATGTACTTTCCTACAACCGAGAGTGTCCAAAGGAAAGACAGCACAGCAGAACAGGTCAAGACCAAACGGACCCTGAACTGTGGAACACACCAATGGAAGTGCGGGGAGAGCTGGAGGAACTGGAGGAGGATCTGGAGCCAAGCCATTTGAGAGCACCGCAGAAATACCAGATTTTCAGGCTTTCATGA
- the fam185a gene encoding protein FAM185A has protein sequence MFWSSAGRRGCVGLIRCWSLTVGPRTLTTPHCPLHTSRFFSISAPVKSPTHEEVNQPLKQWSLAVSPFSTVRAQLGCSISVSPLDPHAFPEADRAFVTVHGTDTEHEVGLDLLQVHYDDQSKELLISAEKVNSSVSIDLTAPIKSNLFITTHGKGNVKVQKMECDICKVQTEKGNCVLHSVKGHQVDVHSHGGHITGVGTIHGNVDISTCGDSGVDVKKLQGTKMNISTEHGPLKVKAIYAESSCISSCSGRVELGHVHGDATVKNLSGDTVIDGSNSFLKVSSHSGGIDVYVGDSASAELHSTEGAVCVRVPSSLKAVMELCGTSVDISPEVVLHGVENNITEGQTTVTGYINGESPVDQCLKAQADRNSVKLRTQSWFESLKLGS, from the exons ATGTTTTGGAGCTCAGCGGGTCGGCGGGGATGTGTCGGACTCATCCGCTGCTGGTCCCTCACAGTCGGTCCCAGGACACTCACGACCCCTCACTGCCCTCTGCATACATCACGGTTCTTCTCCATCTCCGCCCCCGTCAAGTCTCCAACACATGAGGAGGTAAATCAGCCGCTGAAGCAGTGGTCTCTGGCAGTGAGCCCCTTCAGCACGGTGCGGGCACAGCTGGGCTGCAGCATCTCCGTCAGCCCTCTGGACCCGCACGCCTTCCCCGAGGCTGACCGAGCCTTCGTCACAGTTCACGGGACAGACACCGAGCACGAGGTCGGTCTGGATCTCTTACAGGTCCACTATGATGACCAGAGCAAAGAGCTGCTCATCTCAGCTGAGAAGGTTAACAGCAGCGTGTCCATTGATCTGACTGCACCTATCAAAAGTA ATCTCTTCATTACCACTCATGGAAAGGGCAACGTGAAAGTGCAGAAAATGGAGTGTGATATCTGCAAAGTTCAAACAGAGAAGGGCAACTGTGTGCTGCACTCTGTAAAG GGTCATCAGGTTGACGTCCACTCCCATGGAGGACATATTACAGGTGTGGGCACCATCCATGGCAATGTGGACATCAGCACATGTGGAGACAGT GGAGTGGATGTCAAGAAGCTTCAGGGCACCAAAATGAATATTTCAACAGAACATGGCCCTCTGAAGGTCAAAGCCATCTATGCTGAGTCCAGCTgcatctcctcctgctctggcaGAGTAGAACTGGGGCATGTGCATG GTGACGCTACTGTGAAGAACCTGTCTGGAGATACGGTTATTG ATGGTTCGAATAGTTTTCTGAAGGTTTCCTCTCACAGCGGAGGCATTGATGTCTATGTGGGAGACAGTGCCAGTGCCGAACTCCACAGTACGGAAG GAgcggtgtgtgtgcgtgtcccCTCCTCATTGAAAGCTGTGATGGAGCTCTGTGGCACATCAGTGGATATCAGCCCAGAGGTTGTTCTGCATGGAGTAGAAAACAACATAACTGAGGGCCAAACCACAGTTACTG gCTATATAAATGGGGAGTCCCCAGTGGACCAGTGTCTTAAAGCTCAGGCAGACAGAAACTCTGTCAAACTGAGGACACAAAGCTGGTTTGAGTCCCTGAAGCTGGGGAGCTGA
- the fbxl13 gene encoding F-box and leucine-rich repeat protein 13 isoform X1, whose product MCRRPNMAVANEKPVLEECELKHSLPQIYKTLLTASCMSCPNDPIQFLKNALMAFQGHDNLQDVDWHKFFADAEEHPATISLTRRNVDTVYLDPDEHMMSFCLFEKAYCFYRKKLTRSCFRRWRRFTLQSKRDTIELALKMDMTKKHYERKCQQAALTKWLKWVKLHKETQAVAIEKLERLVNAGRLKRIIAAWRNVAKDSKRTKDYFKRLEKGFIEIGDKVHQIGEGCDGLSVLPSSLSLKIFQYLELQDWLNCAEVCCTWKAIIQSGTLWSQINFSVEKDWITESTMKQILQNYRPFVIHLNLRGCTSLKWPSMKCISECKNLQDLNLSECLSVTDMMVQKIVEGCTCLLYLNLSCTLITNKTLRELSRNCLNLQYLSLAYCYKFSDKGFIYLTTGKGCHNLIHLNLSGCTQMTVNGFRYISAGCPLLKEIVINDMPTLSDSCVLALIARCRCLSAISLLDAPHLSDVSLKAIAEVAAKLKTFQTEGNNQLTDISWEALCSSSQDLRRLHAVECCRMTDASLKSVASLQNLHNLDISLCDKVSDTGIQYLTEGSSCTKLRELNVSYCSHITDTSVMRIAQRLCKLYHLNLSFCVGLTDMSLEWLSGSSICSLDISGCNIQDQGLAALERIHLKKLFLAQCVYVTDIGIEKLCKNMRDLEHVDVSHCVALSDPAIRSISFYCRGLVTLRMSGCLKMTDMAVQYLTSGAQYLRELDVSGCVLLTDRSLRLLERICPPLCSITMACCSSISKVAASKLQPRVEHWEHSNDNFPYWFGYNMGHIVHPITRPIKTDETWEVLEQHSVMTRAASTERI is encoded by the exons TTTCTGAAAAACGCTCTTATGGCCTTTCAGGGACACGATAATCTCCAGGATGTTGACTG GCACAAGTTCTTTGCTGATGCAGAAGAGCACCCTGCAACAATCTCTCTGACACGTAGGAATGTGGACACTGTCTATTTGGACCCAGATGAACACATG atgtctttttgtctgtttgagAAGGCCTACTGCTTTTACAGGAAAAAATTAACAAGGTCTTGCTTCAG gaggtggaggaggttcACTCTGCAGAGTAAGAGAGATACTATAGAGCTGGCTCTGAAGATGGACATGACAAAGAAGCATTATGAGAGGAAATGCCAGCAGGCTGCACTCACCAAATGGTTAAAGTGGGTAAAATTACACAAGGAGACACAGGCCG TTGCCATAGAGAAACTTGAGAGACTTGTAAACGCTGGCCGTCTGAAGCGCATCATAGCTGCATGGCGTAATGTTGCAAAGGACTCAAAGAGAACAAAGGACTACTTTAAG AGGTTGGAAAAAGGGTTCATAGAAATCGGCGACAAAGTCCACCAGATAGGAGAAGGATGTGACGGACTCTCGGTGCTCCCCAGCAGCCTCTCACTTAAG ATCTTTCAGTATTTAGAGTTGCAAGATTGGCTGAATTGTGCTGAGGTGTGTTGCACATGGAAAGCTATCATCCAGTCAGGCACATTGTGGAGTCAG ATCAACTTCTCTGTGGAGAAAGACTGGATAACAGAGAGCACAATGAAGCAGATTCTGCAGAACTACCGCCCATTTGTGATTCATCTCAACCTGCGTGGCTGCACATCTCTTAAATGGCCCAGCATGAAATGTATCA GCGAATGCAAAAATCTCCAGGACCTCAATTTGTCAGAGTGTCTCAGTGTGACA GATATGATGGTTCAGAAAATTGTCGAGGGCTGTACCTGTCTGCTCTACCTGAACCTTTCTTGCACACTGATAACAAACAAAACTCTAAGAGAGCTGTCCAG AAACTGCCTCAACCTTCAATACCTGAGTCTGGCCTACTGCTACAAATTTTCAGATAAAGGGTTTATCTACCTGACCACAGGGAAGGGTTGCCACAATCTCATCCACCTCAACCTGTCCGGCTGCACTCAG aTGACTGTAAATGGGTTCAGATACATTTCGGCTGGATGCCCTTTACTCAAGGAGATTGTAATCAATGACATGCCCACGCTGTCGGATAGCTGTGTTCTG GCACTAATTGCCAGATGTCGCTGTCTATCTGCCATTTCTCTGCTGGATGCTCCTCATCTTTCCGATGTTTCCTTAAAAGCCATCGCTGAAGTTGCGGCCAAACTAAAGActtttcagacagagg GCAACAACCAACTAACAGATATCAGCTGGGAAGCCCTGTGCAGCAGCTCACAAGACCTCCGCAGACTCCACGCTGTAGAATGCTGCAGAATGACTGACGCCAGCCTCAAATCTGTGGCCAGCCTCCAGAACCTGCACAACTTGGACATCTCGCTTTGTgataa GGTGAGTGATACCGGGATCCAGTACCTGACTGAAGGCTCCTCATGCACTAAACTCAGAGAACTGAATGTCAGTTACTGCAGTCACATCACTGACACATCTGTTATGAGGATTGCACAAAG GTTGTGTAAGCTTTATCATCTCAACTTGAGTTTCTGTGTGGGTCTGACTGACATGAGTCTGGAGTGGCTCAGTGGCAGCTCTATCTGCTCTCTTGACATCAGCGGTTGCAACATCCAGGATCAG gggCTGGCAGCTCTTGAGCGGATTCACTTAAAGAAGTTGTTTCTCGCCCAGTGTGTCTACGTCACAGATATTGGCATCGAG AAGCTGTGCAAAAACATGAGAGATTTGGAACACGTGGATGTGTCTCACTGTGTAGCTCTGTCAGACCCGGCCATCAGATCTATTTCCTTTTACTGCAGAGGTCTAGTCACACTGCGGATGTCAGGGTGTCTGAAG ATGACAGATATGGCAGTGCAGTATCTGACAAGTGGTGCTCAGTACCTGCGAGAACTTGATGTAAGTGGCTGTGTTCTTCTCACGGATCGCAGTCTACGACTCTTAGAGAGGATCTGTCCTCCACTCTGCTCCATCACGATGGCCTGCTGCAGTAGCATCTCCAA AGTGGCCGCCTCAAAGCTTCAGCCACGTGTGGAGCACTGGGAGCACAGCAATGATAACTTTCCCTACTGGTTTGGATACAACATGGGCCACATTGTGCATCCAATCACGAGACCCATCAAGACCGATGAGACCTGGGAAGTGCTGGAACAACACTCCGTGATGACAAGAGCAGCAAGTACAGAGAGGATATAA